From Myotis daubentonii chromosome 7, mMyoDau2.1, whole genome shotgun sequence, a single genomic window includes:
- the SNORC gene encoding protein SNORC, whose amino-acid sequence MAFCLTLRMALLLLFGVLAPAVLTAEDPQEPVPTLWNEPADLPSGEGPVESTSPAREPAATGAPAPTAPPSPEDSTARERLDPGSGSLGPGAIAAIVIAALLATCVVLALVVVALRKFSAS is encoded by the exons ATGGCATTCTGTCTGACCCTGCGCATGGCGCTACTGCTCCTCTTCGGGGTCCTAGCCCCTGCGGTGCTCACAG CCGAGGACCCGCAGGAGCCCGTGCCCACCCTGTGGAACGAGCCGGCCGACCTGCCCTCGGGAGAAGGTCCCGTGGAGAGCACCAGCCCCGCCCGGGAGCCCGCAGCCACCGGCGCCCcggcccccaccgccccacccaGCCCCGAGGACAGCACCGCGCGGGAGCGACTGGACCCCGGCAGCG GCTCGCTGGGGCCCGGCGCCATCGCGGCCATCGTCATCgccgccctgctggccacctgcGTGGTGCTGGCGCTCGTGGTGGTCGCGCTGAGAAAGTTTTCCGCCTCCTGA